A genomic region of Haliotis asinina isolate JCU_RB_2024 chromosome 1, JCU_Hal_asi_v2, whole genome shotgun sequence contains the following coding sequences:
- the LOC137277776 gene encoding uncharacterized protein, with product MTMFNNGFLLVFVAVLAPSLGSQPAPNELPDKLNQTLNALTQAKSDFQCIFDVSDEQCPCQTPGDPSCFETDLENINSTLCELIANLTALLKAQPTDCPALEGCAAVVTGNYSDELSVVDPVGTILPSLRADNIVNCLAICGDNDTFYSIFYITNAMAATISELVFPGASDTPLYNEDENAEEIVRVILAQWADCQKGCAPGKEPGYSPDLNQEINERIYFIDCKEIKCVNTDGSDVTTRVMFSMNIVSFDVIDGDRTLFCDGAGGLWIYNNATDCFKLVECNTERCTDIKINRCNDLAYVGYSGNK from the exons ATGACTATGTTCAACAACGGTTTCCTCCTAGTCTTTGTGGCAGTCCTGGCGCCATCGCTTGGATCTCAGCCCGCGCCCAATGAGCTTCCAGACAAGCTGAACCAAACCTTGAATGCTCTGACCCAAGCCAAGAGTGACTTCCAGTGTATATTTGATGTCTCCGATGAGCAGTGCCCCTGTCAGA CACCTGGAGACCCGAGCTGCTTTGAAACTGACCTTGAAAACATCAACAGCACACTGTGTGAACTCATCGCCAATCTCACAGCATTGCTCAAAGCTCAGCCAACAGACTGTCCTGCAC TGGAAGGATGTGCTGCCGTCGTTACTGGGAACTATTCCGACGAACTTTCTGTGGTGGACCCAGTTGGGACCATCCTACCAAGCCTACGAGCGGATAATATTGTCAACTGTCTTGCAATTTGTGGAGACAATGACACCTTCTATTCAATCTTCTACATCACCAATGCCATGGCTGCAACTATCTCCGAGCTGGTCTTTCCCGGAGCCTCGGACACTCCACTCTATA atgaagatgaaaatgCAGAAGAGAttgttcgggtgatcctggctcAGTGGGCTG attgtcagaagggctgtgctcccggtaaAGAACCCGGGTACTCTCCTGATCTGAACCAAGAGATCAATGA GCGAATCTATTTCATCGACTGCAAGGAAATCAAGTGCGTCAACACAGATGGTTCTGATGTGACGACCAGGGTGATGTTTTCCATGAACATTGTTTCGTTTGATGTCATTGATGGCG ATCGGACCTTGTTTTGTGATGGTGCTGGTGGTCTGTGGATCTACAACAACGCAACCGACTGTTTCAAACTGGTAGAGTGCAATACTGAACGATGCACAGATATCAAGATCAACCGCTGTAACGACCTTGCCTATGTGGGCTACTCTGGA